One region of Erwinia tracheiphila genomic DNA includes:
- a CDS encoding ISL3 family transposase, which produces MDEKSLYAHILNLSAPWQVKSLSLDEKSGSVTVIVGIVGHTQLTCPTCGKSCPIHDHRRRKWRHLDTCQFTTLVEADVPRIDCPEHGCQTLPVPWAGPGSRYTLLFEAFVLSWLKISTVDAVRKQLKLSWNAVDGIMMRAVKRGLARIKQPLSARHLCVDEVGFKKGHQYVTVISDRQGRALQLTDDRGVESLASYLRSLRDHQLEEIKTLSMDMNTAYISAARIHLPNAVDKIAFDHFHVAKMLCAIVDKTRQAEMKQIPSSDRKDAHRSRYLWFYSKQNRFGRRAERLEVARLVLPQTNQCWVMKELARDLWHRRYDDHSRKLWQEWMAMAKDTGIPLMVSIARMVAKRLYGILNAMKNRVSNGNAESLNSKIRLLRIKSRGFRNKERFKLGVMFHYGKLNMAF; this is translated from the coding sequence ATGGACGAAAAGTCCCTCTATGCCCATATCCTTAACCTGTCCGCACCGTGGCAGGTAAAATCCCTTTCTCTTGATGAAAAATCTGGTTCAGTGACTGTGATTGTCGGCATTGTCGGGCACACTCAACTGACCTGTCCAACATGCGGTAAATCCTGCCCCATACATGACCACCGGCGTCGCAAATGGCGTCACCTCGATACCTGTCAATTCACCACGCTGGTTGAAGCTGATGTACCCCGCATTGACTGCCCCGAGCACGGTTGCCAGACACTGCCGGTTCCGTGGGCGGGGCCAGGCAGCCGCTACACCCTGTTGTTCGAAGCCTTTGTTCTTTCATGGCTGAAAATTAGCACCGTGGATGCTGTCAGAAAGCAGCTCAAACTCAGTTGGAATGCCGTGGACGGCATCATGATGCGCGCAGTAAAACGAGGCCTGGCCCGGATAAAACAACCCTTATCGGCCCGTCATCTCTGCGTGGATGAAGTCGGGTTCAAAAAAGGACACCAGTACGTCACCGTTATCTCTGACAGGCAGGGACGCGCTTTGCAACTGACCGACGATCGCGGTGTAGAAAGTCTTGCCAGTTATCTGCGTAGCCTGAGAGATCACCAGCTTGAAGAGATAAAAACGCTGTCTATGGACATGAACACGGCCTATATCAGTGCTGCACGCATCCATCTCCCCAATGCCGTGGATAAAATCGCCTTCGATCACTTCCATGTGGCAAAAATGTTGTGCGCCATCGTTGATAAAACCCGTCAGGCTGAGATGAAACAGATCCCGTCGTCAGACAGGAAAGACGCCCACCGCTCACGCTACTTATGGTTTTACAGCAAACAAAATCGCTTTGGGCGCCGCGCTGAGAGGTTAGAAGTTGCCCGGCTGGTGTTACCGCAAACGAACCAGTGCTGGGTAATGAAAGAGCTTGCCCGCGATCTGTGGCACCGCCGCTATGACGACCATAGCCGTAAGTTGTGGCAGGAATGGATGGCGATGGCTAAAGACACCGGCATACCACTCATGGTCAGCATTGCCCGCATGGTGGCAAAGCGGCTTTACGGCATTCTGAATGCGATGAAAAACCGGGTATCGAACGGCAATGCGGAGTCTCTGAACAGTAAAATACGGTTGCTGAGGATCAAGTCACGGGGCTTCAGGAATAAAGAACGGTTCAAGCTGGGCGTAATGTTCCACTACGGGAAGCTGAACATGGCGTTCTGA
- a CDS encoding helix-turn-helix domain-containing protein, whose product MSKANVSSSGSRILRVLKALRGHALNGVSNGELASDLGESPANINRALNTLIEEGLALKLDNGRFAPGVQLLQIAMAHSTEMARAQDRINEINQRVMAGSR is encoded by the coding sequence ATGAGTAAGGCAAATGTATCCAGTTCTGGCTCCCGCATCCTGCGCGTTCTTAAAGCACTGCGTGGCCACGCTCTGAACGGTGTTTCTAACGGTGAACTGGCATCGGATCTGGGTGAGTCACCGGCGAATATCAATCGTGCGCTTAATACCCTTATCGAAGAAGGACTGGCCCTGAAACTGGATAACGGACGTTTTGCCCCTGGAGTCCAGCTTTTGCAAATCGCCATGGCGCACAGTACCGAAATGGCGCGGGCACAGGATCGTATCAATGAAATTAACCAGCGTGTTATGGCTGGCAGTCGCTAA
- a CDS encoding DNA-binding protein, with protein sequence MTAEQVKSLFRQRGVTFTRWAEENGYSRNEVYRVLNGFTKGRYGKSHEIAVKLGLKPDSNAA encoded by the coding sequence ATGACTGCAGAACAAGTCAAATCACTCTTCCGACAGCGCGGGGTCACTTTCACCCGCTGGGCTGAAGAAAACGGCTACAGCCGCAATGAGGTCTACCGGGTTCTTAACGGCTTCACCAAAGGTCGTTACGGCAAATCACACGAAATTGCCGTGAAGCTGGGTCTGAAACCAGATTCAAATGCGGCATAA
- a CDS encoding helix-turn-helix domain-containing protein → MCIAERLKEVLKEKKISSIKKFAEICELPYRTAQSYLNGDREPNIAGLTKLCTQLGINLNWLLTGVGEQFILGDGTKSVQGISTEKQALMDAFDDMSPEQRRAILEVGKVLTQPKPSKFAG, encoded by the coding sequence ATGTGTATAGCTGAGCGATTAAAAGAAGTACTAAAAGAAAAGAAAATCAGCTCAATCAAAAAGTTCGCTGAGATTTGCGAGCTACCTTACCGTACCGCTCAAAGCTATTTGAATGGCGACAGGGAACCTAATATTGCAGGCCTAACGAAGCTATGCACACAGTTGGGTATAAACCTCAATTGGCTTCTCACAGGTGTTGGTGAACAATTTATCTTGGGAGATGGGACTAAATCAGTGCAGGGTATATCAACGGAGAAACAGGCTCTGATGGATGCGTTTGATGATATGAGTCCTGAGCAGCGGAGGGCTATTCTTGAGGTCGGCAAAGTCCTCACTCAACCAAAACCAAGCAAGTTTGCTGGGTAG
- a CDS encoding DUF2441 domain-containing protein — translation MGTYYTLDSANRLPSPCHVITVKYEPEVPELAAFLHQMYPDGLSRHGHNYLYNPGPKMEDDSGVSRSLLVGLVFELVRRSHFPDKPSRYQSLFACQHLSEVRKFRGLLADERGEEEIRTAPIYEVITDEPVHRGDMRLLNSDCPVLELYHRAWLYWSGEAAPVKTGEEEPFWELLIPLPVFVGRRITE, via the coding sequence ATGGGAACGTATTACACACTTGATTCCGCTAATCGTCTGCCTTCGCCTTGCCATGTAATTACCGTAAAATACGAACCTGAAGTGCCGGAGCTGGCCGCTTTCCTTCATCAGATGTATCCCGATGGTCTTTCCAGGCACGGTCATAACTATCTCTATAATCCCGGCCCTAAAATGGAAGATGACAGCGGAGTCAGCAGAAGTCTGCTGGTCGGTCTGGTGTTTGAGTTAGTTCGCCGTAGCCATTTTCCTGACAAACCCTCCCGTTATCAGTCACTGTTTGCCTGTCAGCATCTGAGTGAAGTCAGGAAGTTCCGGGGATTACTGGCCGATGAGAGAGGCGAAGAGGAAATCAGAACGGCACCGATATATGAAGTCATCACAGATGAGCCGGTGCATCGCGGAGATATGAGGTTATTGAACAGTGATTGCCCGGTGCTGGAACTGTATCACCGGGCCTGGCTTTACTGGTCGGGAGAAGCGGCCCCGGTTAAGACTGGTGAGGAAGAACCGTTCTGGGAACTGCTGATTCCGCTTCCAGTATTCGTTGGTCGCAGGATAACTGAGTAG
- a CDS encoding putative holin, producing the protein MKNLKKFIPPVKKPRLSGWLLTSVLLLGTIGLVSPQQLPVVVYKLSLITLAAVLGYWLDRSLFPKARPGQYLKHDDRLMADGRFPVQTGLHLVFSAALIRRALIVAAVCLAVATGL; encoded by the coding sequence ATGAAAAACCTGAAAAAATTCATTCCCCCTGTTAAAAAGCCCCGTCTCAGCGGCTGGCTGCTGACCTCTGTGCTGCTGCTCGGCACCATCGGTCTGGTATCGCCCCAGCAGCTGCCGGTGGTTGTCTACAAGCTGTCGCTCATCACGCTGGCAGCAGTGCTGGGCTACTGGCTTGATCGTTCTCTATTCCCCAAAGCCCGTCCAGGTCAGTATCTGAAGCACGATGACAGGCTGATGGCTGATGGTCGCTTCCCCGTTCAGACTGGCCTTCACCTGGTCTTTTCCGCTGCGCTAATCCGCCGTGCTCTGATCGTTGCCGCAGTCTGTCTGGCCGTAGCGACGGGGCTGTGA
- a CDS encoding transglycosylase SLT domain-containing protein has protein sequence MNWPQITFIILLAFGLGVTAIRHGEPRNDKYSFWWQLAGILVITWLLWCGGFFSQARAAQPPQSALQYRDDVIRNARLEWGLSAPVADFAAQLHQESGWRPDAVSPAGALGLAQFMPVTADWISQLMPGLNSREPFNPAWAIRALVSYDRWLWQRISAANSCERMAMTLSGYNGGLGWVKRDKRLASQQGLDTTRWFEHVATVNAGRSAASWRENRHYPQRILHELAPRYLTWGGGSCVD, from the coding sequence ATGAACTGGCCCCAAATCACTTTCATCATCCTGCTCGCCTTTGGTCTGGGCGTAACCGCCATCAGGCATGGCGAGCCACGCAACGATAAATACAGCTTCTGGTGGCAGCTTGCTGGCATCCTGGTGATTACCTGGCTGCTCTGGTGTGGCGGCTTCTTCAGTCAGGCCCGCGCAGCCCAGCCTCCGCAGTCCGCGCTGCAGTATCGCGACGATGTGATCCGTAATGCCCGGCTTGAATGGGGGCTGTCTGCGCCGGTGGCCGATTTCGCCGCGCAGCTGCATCAGGAAAGTGGCTGGCGACCTGATGCGGTCTCGCCGGCTGGCGCTCTGGGGCTGGCGCAGTTTATGCCCGTCACCGCTGACTGGATAAGTCAGCTGATGCCGGGGCTGAACAGCCGTGAGCCGTTTAATCCTGCATGGGCCATCCGGGCGCTGGTCAGCTATGACCGCTGGCTGTGGCAGCGCATCAGCGCCGCCAACAGCTGCGAACGTATGGCCATGACGCTGTCGGGATACAACGGCGGGCTGGGCTGGGTAAAACGGGATAAGCGGCTGGCCTCACAGCAGGGGCTGGACACCACCCGCTGGTTTGAGCATGTTGCCACGGTGAATGCCGGGCGCAGCGCCGCCAGCTGGCGCGAGAACCGCCACTACCCGCAGCGCATCCTGCACGAACTGGCACCGCGCTATCTCACATGGGGAGGCGGCAGCTGTGTGGACTAG
- a CDS encoding DUF3486 family protein, with amino-acid sequence MARRSTIDKLPENVRRWLERALTESGFSGYNELESLLREQGYVISKSAIHRYGQKIERRYGAIRAATEAARMLTEGAADDQDARSEAVIALIQTELFESIVQLQEAEEGEVDPKERVALLSKVAKNVATLSRASVNLKKFQSEVRDRARQVASNAEKIARKGGLSADAVQALKREILGIAS; translated from the coding sequence ATGGCCAGACGCAGCACGATAGATAAGCTGCCGGAAAACGTGCGCCGCTGGCTTGAGCGGGCGCTGACTGAATCCGGCTTCAGCGGGTATAACGAGCTGGAGTCCCTGCTGCGTGAGCAGGGTTACGTCATCAGCAAGTCGGCTATCCATCGCTATGGCCAGAAGATTGAGCGCCGCTACGGCGCTATCCGCGCAGCCACCGAAGCGGCCCGGATGCTGACCGAAGGTGCGGCTGACGATCAGGATGCACGTTCAGAAGCCGTCATCGCCCTGATCCAGACCGAACTGTTCGAGAGCATCGTCCAGTTGCAGGAAGCGGAAGAAGGCGAAGTCGACCCCAAAGAACGCGTGGCGCTGCTGTCCAAGGTGGCGAAGAACGTGGCCACGCTGTCCCGCGCCTCCGTCAACCTGAAGAAATTTCAGAGCGAAGTCCGTGACCGCGCCCGGCAGGTAGCCAGCAACGCTGAGAAGATTGCCCGCAAGGGTGGACTGTCAGCCGATGCCGTGCAGGCGCTGAAGCGCGAAATTCTGGGGATTGCATCATGA
- a CDS encoding terminase large subunit domain-containing protein yields the protein MTTLAPVLPDTSALDIPAVLMPYQQRWVADTSPLKVIEKSRRTGITWAEASDNVLTAASSAPAGGMNVYYIAYNQDMTVEYIQACAMWARAFNYAASEIQEGFWEENEDDKHIKTYTIRFPDSGFRVVALSSRPSNLRGRQGIIVIDEAAFHEQLDELLKAALAMLIWGGKVRVISTHDGDDNLFNTLIGDIRAGRQGGSVQRIAFKEAVAQGLFHRVCLRTGTEWTQDAEQAWMASVYKFYGTGASEELDCVPANGGGAWLSRALIESRMSAGTPVLRLTCPEGYELKPDDVRWSETQDWLNENLKPLLEALPADARSFLGRDFGRSGDLSVDYPLLQEKNLVRRVPFVLELRNVPFKQQEQITWYLMDGLPGLMGAAFDARGNGAYLAEYAMQRYGSSRVKQVMPTEAWYREHMPPVKAALEDGNLVDLPKDEDTLDDLRAVQVVNGVPRVPEQRSKAKSDSGKRHGDSAIALALAYFASREINKGPVKASSRRRRQAARMLEDY from the coding sequence ATGACCACACTGGCACCTGTATTACCGGATACCTCGGCGCTGGATATCCCCGCCGTTCTGATGCCTTACCAGCAGCGCTGGGTAGCTGATACGTCCCCACTCAAGGTGATTGAGAAGAGCCGCCGAACCGGTATTACCTGGGCTGAAGCCTCCGACAACGTGCTTACAGCAGCCTCTTCAGCACCTGCCGGTGGCATGAACGTGTATTACATTGCCTATAACCAGGACATGACCGTCGAGTATATCCAGGCCTGCGCCATGTGGGCGCGGGCCTTCAACTACGCCGCCAGCGAGATTCAGGAAGGTTTCTGGGAAGAGAACGAAGACGACAAGCACATCAAAACGTATACCATCAGGTTTCCCGATTCCGGCTTCCGCGTTGTCGCGCTCTCCAGTCGCCCGTCGAACCTGCGTGGCCGTCAGGGCATCATCGTTATTGATGAGGCCGCGTTCCATGAGCAACTGGACGAACTGCTGAAGGCGGCGCTGGCGATGCTTATCTGGGGCGGCAAGGTGCGCGTTATTTCCACCCATGACGGTGACGACAACCTTTTTAACACCCTTATTGGCGATATCCGTGCCGGGCGTCAGGGGGGCAGCGTACAGCGAATTGCCTTTAAAGAGGCCGTGGCACAGGGTTTGTTTCACCGTGTCTGTCTGCGAACCGGGACGGAGTGGACGCAGGACGCTGAGCAGGCGTGGATGGCGTCGGTGTACAAATTCTACGGCACCGGCGCATCTGAAGAGCTTGACTGTGTCCCGGCCAACGGCGGCGGAGCCTGGCTGTCCCGCGCCCTGATTGAGTCCCGTATGTCGGCAGGCACACCGGTGCTGCGCCTGACCTGCCCGGAGGGCTACGAGCTGAAGCCCGATGACGTTCGATGGAGCGAGACGCAGGACTGGCTGAATGAGAACCTGAAGCCGCTGCTGGAGGCGCTCCCCGCTGACGCACGTTCTTTCCTGGGGCGTGACTTTGGCCGCAGCGGTGACCTGTCGGTGGATTATCCCCTGCTGCAGGAGAAGAACCTGGTACGCCGCGTCCCGTTCGTGCTGGAGCTGCGCAACGTACCGTTTAAACAGCAGGAACAAATCACCTGGTATCTGATGGATGGTCTGCCCGGTCTGATGGGGGCCGCGTTCGATGCCCGTGGTAACGGTGCCTATCTGGCGGAGTACGCCATGCAGCGCTACGGCTCCAGCCGGGTTAAGCAGGTGATGCCAACCGAGGCTTGGTATCGTGAGCATATGCCGCCGGTCAAGGCTGCGCTGGAAGATGGCAACCTGGTGGATTTACCGAAGGATGAAGACACGCTGGACGACCTGCGGGCCGTTCAGGTGGTCAACGGCGTTCCCCGCGTGCCGGAGCAGCGCTCAAAAGCGAAGTCTGATAGTGGCAAACGTCACGGAGATTCAGCTATCGCGCTGGCGCTGGCGTACTTCGCCAGCCGTGAAATTAACAAAGGGCCGGTGAAGGCAAGCTCACGCCGTCGCCGTCAGGCGGCCCGTATGCTGGAGGATTACTGA